From the Xenopus laevis strain J_2021 chromosome 7L, Xenopus_laevis_v10.1, whole genome shotgun sequence genome, the window gaaaacaatacccccaaaatgaatacttgagcaacagatagtttatatcaaattaagtggcatattaaagaattttgtcATAccgataaatatatttaagtaaatattgcccttttacatctcttgccttgaacaaccatttcgtgatggtctgtgtgctgcctcagagatcagctgaccagaaatactgcagctctaactaacaggaagagatcacctgaccagaaatactgcagctctaactgtaacaggaagagatcacctgaccagaaatactgcagctctaactgtaacaggaagagatcacctgaccagaaatactgcagctctaactgtaacaggaagagatcacctgaccagaaatactgcagctctaactgtaacaggaagagatcacctgaccagaaatactgcagctctaactgtaacaggaagagatcaactgaccagaaatactgcagctctaactgtaacaggaagagatcacctgaccagaaatactgcagctctaactataacaggaagaagtgtgggagcaaaagacagaactctgtctgttaattggctcatgtaacctaacatatatggtttgtttggtaagtttgtgtgcacagtgaataatacgatcccagggggcggcccttattttttaaaatggcaattttctattgatgattatccagtggcacatactactagaaaagtatattattatgaaaatggtttatttacatgaagcagggttttacatatgagctgttttaatcaatatatctttatagagacctacattgttggaggggtatagttttcctttaaagaggatttaaaggcaaaaataaaatccaatacaaatctctacacagtcgccgactgctctacagggaaacaaacaaagctgcttgagtttgaGGAAggtcgggggctccccctgctgtttgataTTAAGATATtatcctgcagagcagttagggaccgtctgaaaattcctatccacagcagcaaattaaaggaaaatttcactgcataaagtctttcttataaaaacagtacacatttttaaattaaagtatattggagataggtttctttttcattaaagaaagtaaaaaatgggatttcatttttttttacattccttttATGAACCCAAACCTGACATCAAATAGGAACAGGCTATCCAGTGTTACGTCATTCGAGAGGGTGGGTAATTTCAGTGGAATTAAGAGCTCAGTGGGTCTTTGTTAGAAGTTTGGCACCTGGCACTGgcagtatattggcctgaagctttCGGACCATTGGGGTATCAGGACCACCCATGGCAGAAGCTGCTCTGGGATGTGCACTCAATACAACCTTCCTTCATATTACCATCAGTAACAGTACATTTTGGCATCAGCCTGTACAAAGCATTCCTTACTAAGATATTTAAATACACCGGGGAAGGGGGtgtcaatttgttaggcacccttAATGAGTAACACTGCCAACCCCTTGCCCCAGTCAGTATAATGTTTCTATACAATACAAACAATCAGAATGACACGGTTCTTTGGTGTTCCTTGCCTGGGTTTGGACTAGGCAGTATTCTCTAGTTTCTCAACAACACAAGCTCTGAGCCCGAGCCCATGCAAGAAACACTGGTACATGCAGCAGCagcttcatgatttttttgatcCCATCATCCTCAGTTGTAGATCACCTAATACATTCTCATTAATGTAGCACCTGGCAGTCtgattaaatgcaataaaaatcataCATGAACACCCTTGTATGTGATTGGAATGAATGGTAAGGCACATACACCCAAAGTCCCTTACCACTTAAAATTCCCAACAAAATTTTCATCTATATatctgtgtatactgtatatggatagcTGAGTGATAATCCGACTAAAAAATGCTTCATTTTTGGAATCTTCTGTGCAATCAATTGCCAAATTATTGTTTGCCGTCACTGAATGATGAGGAAAAGAGCCGTGATTCCCTTAtttttcctccagaggcaacatATTTGATGACATGGAGGTTGGCAGCATGTCTGTTTCCAAAAATGCACTAGGGGTTATTTCCACAGCACGCAGGTTTTACATTGATGGACCATCATTCATTGTGTTCTTGTACCTTGAATGCTGATTTCATTCTAAAATTTTCTGGATGAGAGTTGGTCAGGGTGTAGAGACTTGACAATCTCTTAAACCAGGAACAGACTTGGAGTAGTGCCCCAAGTGCTATATCCATCTGATTAggcatatacagtacaattaAAGTCTAAGTTCAGTCACAGGGGTGCAAAAAAACGTGCCCCTTATTTTCCCAGCAATAACGTGGTAGTAGCAAATTGTAGTTCCAGTGTGACGTCCCTGTGACTATAAAAGTAGCGCTGTAGAAGAAGGGAATGATGCCAATTGCAGTTGCAACTGCAGTTCCTCATTGTGTGGAAGCTGAAGGTCTGGTATTGACAAACACTGGTCACAGGCTGGAAAAGAGTGGGATCTTGTCATTCTGAGGGTCTCCTTGTCTGCTTATGGCATCTCAGTAATCCCAGCTACATCGGATTTTGTCTGAAAGGGACAATATAAACACTATCACAGCTTGATGGTTtcaaataaaaatcttaaaagtGACTCTGCAGGCAGTTAATCAGACAGGCGTTCAGCAATGGAGAAAGTGTTTTGATAAAAACGCCCACTTCTTGCCACGGACTTGAACTTTGGCCAAAATTAagtggacacctgcctgtccaacatctcattgcAAAACAgagggtattaatatgaagttaaTAATATGAAGTTAGTCCTCTGCTGCTTAAACAGCCTTTACCCTTGACTGTTTCCATCCACAAGATGTTGGACATGGTTGGTGGGACTGCTTCAATTCAAGGGGccattcacctttgagttaactttcagtatgatacagaatggacaattctaagcagcttttcaattggtcttcattatttatagtttttaaaccaTTTGCCTTCTTAAGACTCTTTCTacttttcaaaagggggtcactgacccatcctaaaaacaaatgctctgtaaggctacaaatgtattgttattgctactttttattgcttgtctttctattcaggcctctcctattcatattccagtctcttattcaaatatacttctataattgcaaactggagggctcctgaataaaaagctaaagaactcaaaaactacaaataaaaaatgaaaaccaatttcatatagtttcagaatatccatctctacatcatactaaaagttaacctaaaggtggacaacccctttcaTACACAAGAAGATGGGCAGTtggccagggctgtatttatgcATAGGCATCCGAGGGCCTGCACCTAGTGTGGCATCTTTAAGCGGGTTGCCTGTACACTAGATTAaatcttttaaaagaaaaataaaaaactcttCCAGCCACTGCCATAATCTTGCCTTGTAAATCCAGCAGCAGAGCTGGGGGACTGAAATTATCTACCAGCTCAGGCCCTTGAGACTATTGTTATTTATAGGGGCAATTGTTTGCTTTGTTCATCCTTCCCCAGTCACATATCTAACACAAAGATTTGAAAATGCAGTTGGGCAAGGACCACCCAGGTAGGCTTCCTTAGGCCCCTCTATTATGGTGTGACCCTGGATCTGGGGACAAATGATAAGATTAGACTGATTTTACTTGCCACATAAGTGACAAATTCAGGCAAATATCTGATTATTTGGAGTTATTTGTGCCACAATGAAGCCCAGTTCTGTGCCCCTCTAAGTACTTACCTTCATGGCCCTGTAGATCCAGTACTGGTACTGGTCCACCTTGGCATATACCCCGGGTTTGTTTGGCATTGCACATCCTATGCCCCAGCTCCCTATGCCACACAGACGCCACCTGGAAGAGCGCGATAAATTGTCCTCACACACAAACGGACCCCCACTGTCCCCCTGTAGGAGGCACAAAGTCATaacagatttaactatgtagtgTATGTAGTATTCAGGCTGGTTGCACATGGAGCTGCTGATTATGGGAACTGATGCCTCCTGCAGTATCTCTGATTGTTGGCCTATGGACAAGAGCCAgggatttcattattttcatttattatattgaCCAATCAGAAGTCCCACTGGTTAGATTCCTTCTCCCATTAGTCAGACATGACTGAGAAGCATGGAAACCATTTGGAGtgtatacagtgaataaagtaccccctcttgtaaataacaggattttttgatactcaccgttaaatctgtttctctgtagtcgataagggggacacagggacagatggggttaagctccaccctctaggaggcaggacacttagaataaaaaCAGAAAGGGGCGTGCCAAGACCATGGCTTAACCCAACCTAGTAATAAACCATTCAGTTAGTACCAAAGCGACTGCTAAAGATAAACAAGAAACTGCAGAACTGGTAAACAGGAAAACATTTCACTTGTGGACCAATAGATCCAACTCGCtgaagggcgggaagccctgtgtcccccttatcgactacagagaaacagatttaacggtgagtatcaaaaaatcctgttttctctgtcgtctcaagggggacacagggacagatggggacttaacaaagcagccccaacaAAAGAAGCAGGGAGGGAGCGAGACAATGACACATTATTGCACCACAGAGTGCAACACCTTACGACCAAAGGAGGCTTCGGCCGAGGAAAACGTGTCGAGACAATAGAATTTAGTAAATGTGTGGACAGAAGACCAGgtagccgctctgcagatctggtccaaagaggccgagttgcgccatgcccaggaagcTCCCACTGATCTTGTAGAGTGGGCTCGAACACCTTCTGGGGGGCGACTTACCTTTGGCTAAATAGGCCTTCGCGATGGTTTCCCGGAGCCATCGGGCAATAGAAGACTTGGACGCAGCCAAGCCCCTCCGAGTCCCTGTGGGCAGAACGAACAGGGACTGCGAACGGCGGAAGGACTTGGATCTGTCCAGATACCACCGGAGCGCTCTGACCACATCCAAACCATGAAGTCTTCGTTCCTTGTCATTCTTGGGATCCGGACACAGGGACGGTACCACAATCTCCTGGTTGATGTGAAAGGACGTCACCACCTTGGGTAGGAATGATGGAACCGTGCGGAGTACGGCCTTGTCTCTGTGAAAAACAAGGAAGGGCGGATCACAGGATAGTGCGCAGAGCTCCGAAACTCGTCTCGCAGAAGAGATCGCCACAAGAAAAACCACCTTCCGAGTGAGCCAGTCATCGGAAACTGATGCTAGAGGTTCAAAGGGAGGATCTAAAAGAGCATCCAGAACAATATTGAGATCCCAACTCGGAGTCGGAGGGCGGAAAGGAGGGGCGACATGAGCCACTCCTTGGAGAAAAGTACGGACTGAGTCATCCAAGGCCAAACGGGATTGAAGCAACACCGAGAGAGCTGACACCTGTACCTTCAAGGAGCTGAGTTTCAGGCCCAACTGCAAACCCCTTTGAAGGAAGGACAAAACTCGAGGGATGACACAGTCCATGAAGGAAGAATCAGCAGAGGGGACGGCGGTTTCCCTGCACCAGGTCCAGTAGTTACGCCAAACTCTGTGATAGGCCTTGGAAGAAGTAGCCTTGCGGGACTTCAACATGGTGATGATAACATCTTCCGCTATCCCCT encodes:
- the LOC121395697 gene encoding uncharacterized protein LOC121395697, producing the protein MAVEAAIWRRKGIAEDVIITMLKSRKATSSKAYHRVWRNYWTWCRETAVPSADSSFMDCVIPRVLSFLQRGLQLGLKLSSLKVQVSALSVLLQSRLALDDSVRTFLQGVAHVAPPFRPPTPSWDLNIVLDALLDPPFEPLASVSDDWLTRKVVFLVAISSARRVSELCALSCDPPFLVFHRDKAVLRTVPSFLPKVVTSFHINQEIVVPSLCPDPKNDKERRLHGLDVVRALRWYLDRSKSFRRSQSLFVLPTGTRRGLAASKSSIARWLRETIAKAYLAKGKSPPRRCSSPLYKISGSFLGMAQLGLFGPDLQSGYLVFCPHIY